GACGATGACCCCGACGAGTATTCCGGCATCGATTATAGTCTTCCCCTCAATCAAATGGTGAAAGGATGGCAAGAGGCTGAAGGAAAGGACACAAGTTATATGGACCTAGAAGACAGCAAGAGTAGTATCCCCGCAAGACCTACTGGATTTGCAGATTCTTTTACTTCGGCTGATGGCCGGTGAAACAAATGGtttgtttgttgttttgttgagtgttcctattttatttatttttactttcacCTTCTTTTTATCTTTCATTAGGTTTAGATAGCATGCTATGCTCTTTCTGTCTAAAAATGCTAAGGCAAAATGTGAGTACTACTACTGCCAGTGGTGTAATAGAGTTTGAGTAAGAGATTTCATATGCacttgaaaaaaatgaaatctaATTTGTATGCTTTGTATTTTCTACTATGACATTTAAGGTTTAATGGTTGTAGATAGTGGAGCCACAATCAATGAAAATgcttgtaatttttttcattcatttattccTCAACGTGCATTGTCATATGTTGTTTTGTGATTGATGAAGATTGTGTGTTCTATAAAACACTTTTGTGCCAACTACCTCTTTTTGTATATAAAATTTCACTTCATGGGCATGCACATGCTGACATGCACACCATACTGAACTGAAAATGTCATTTCTGCATTTATATTGTGCAtgaaaatgttatatttttaatgaataatcTAAGGCCCACAAGTATATTATTACCTCTTGGTATAGTCAATTTCCATGCATGGCAAGTGGCAACCGCAACAAAATCCTCCATAAAAAACTCGTAGAGTAAATCAGCATTTCAGTCCTCGAGATTGTAAGAATCTAGCAATTTAGACccttaaatttgcaaagtaaCAAGTTAGTCCCTTACAATTGACGGACATTGTTTAAGTCAAAGGAGTAAAGTGTTATTTCGCGAATTTAAgagacaaaattgattttgatcatTACAATCTCAAAGTTTATAGCGATGATTTACTCAAAAACCTCCCTAAATGTCCCTAACTAACTGCTGTGCCACATATTCTTCCTATAGTTTTGAGTTACTCTGGTCCTATGGTCTTAGGTGAAGTTTATGTGAATCTTTTAATAAAGTTCCCTACAAAACGGTGCTTATGAAAGAGTAGTTGAAAGGAACCAATCCCTTAAATAAAATTGAGGGATTAGGCCTTGGCTGTTTGTGTTAACTAAAAATCAGGTACATTGAATATCAATCAATTCTTGTTAGGTGAATTTAGTTGAGGTTTTATATGTTgcatttttaactatttttgttaaaaatgctTTTATATTGGTATTATGTTTTATTTGATTACCAAAATAATATCCTGAATATAGTCCATATATTATATCCCTTCTTTGCCATGATTTCACTATCAAACACTATTAAACTTTTGAAAGACAATAATGCATTGTTTAATGAAATTATTGCAATGAGTTTAGCACTATCGATCATGTGTGCAAGTAATAACACTAACTTTGGTATCAAGTCACACGCGGATGCTAAGGTGAGGAAGTGAAATAGGTCCCTCATTAGTGAGGCAGTAACAAATTGTCTTTTCAACCATCCAGATTAAATCAACGGTTCACATTAAAAAGAGAACATGTATCATTGTTTACACATGATTCCGTCATGTAAATTGAGCCCAATCACTTCTTCTCTAACCTTGCAACTCTGCAACCTGCGAGACATGGTCATGGCTGCTTAGAAGAAAATTTTTGGGAGGCCAAACTCCGCTatcataaaaatcataaaacccCATCGCAAAATCTCCGATGTCGGAATTGTCTTTTTTCCGACGGAGATTCCTTTCAACTCGacaccaacaaaaaataaataataaaataattgcagttaagaaagaagaagaagaaggcaACACACAGTTTTTTCTGGGTTTGTTGTTCATATATTTCTTGGTCATTTTGCTTAATCTTGATGGTAATATgaaggttttttgtttttttgtttttatactaATCTAAAGGttttaaaaaacacaaatttcaattaaaatctCAATGTTGCAATTGAAAACTTAAGTCCTAAAAATCCAtacaaaacttaaaaataaaatagcagATCTGAGtttagtcaaaaaattaaataatagcAGGCCTGAGTATTGAGAAGAAGATATTTGTGGTTCATCCATGGCATATTTGGGTAAAAGGCGAAGAAAACGAAGAAACAAGACGAAGAAGAGGAACTACAGAACGAAATCATGTGCAAACAATAATACATGTTCTCTTTTTAATGTGAATCGTTGATTTAATCTGAATGATTGAGAAAATAATTTGTTACTGCCTCACCAATGAGGGACCTATTTCACTTCCTCACCCTAGCATACGCCCAAGTCACATTCACAAGATATAGcttttataaaatttgataaattttatattactaAATAGACTTTtactgattattattattattagtgagTTTGGATATGGTAACAAAATTTCCTTTGAGAATCATTGATGACGTGGCGTACATATGATGTTGACAACGATTTTGACTGATTGTTTGTCCAACTATAGTGATTAGTGGACCATCCTAATTACCTTGTACAGAAGCAGAAACCAAAAACCAGCCAGCAAAggatgttgttgttattattagaaGATGTGGTCCATGTGGATTATTAGTACTATTATAGATGTGGATTAGTGATTAATCTCACATGGCATAAGTGGAGTTGTCATGAACCTGTCAagtcatcaaaataatttgGCACTAAAACATAACAAGTCACCTCTCAAACATAAACAGGTGTGAAGATGTGGTCTGGCACACATGTTTGTTCGTTTTTATTTGGATAAAAATTGACATCCAAATGCCAATTATCAAACTGAACTTGTACCAGATGAcccattttttctttcaacctCATAAATACTATAAtaactctttttttcttttcctcctcataaataaataatgattattattatattactcAATGACTAACTTATGCCACGCACGTAGATTCATCATGTTGACAGCTGGCTCATCAACCTGTGCTTGTCAGAAATTCTTGTGCGTATTCATGGTGTGGTGTGATAGACCAACAAAGTAAATTATTGATTAATTGATTTTGAAGGAGGATAAGCCAATTAAGGATTAAGAGATTGGTCAAGAGTCCCTATCATCAAACTAATTTCTTACTACTATGATTATTCTAAAGAAAGTGACCAGCTGTTTCCCATGAATCAAGGTAAAAGAGTTTTAGTGGCATGACACTACTGAATTTATGAACTAGTCAATGGTCGGAAAGttaacaaataatatatttggtgGAAATACTCCGACAAGGTCACTGATTTACTTtggaccaaaaataaaaaatttgtctgTAGTAGCAATGTGATTATAGGGGCATTAATCactttttaatcattcaaaCATTCTTATTGTTGAAGTTAGGATTTTAGCTCGGAGTAACAAGTTCTTTACCAGAAAACAGAATGCTATTTGATTGTTTAAAGCTAACTGTTATCTAATTATCTAATAGACACGGCACTGACACTAACACATAGACACCAGTAATAAGTTGAGAAAATAGAAATGGTTGAATGCAATAACACATATTAGTGTTGAGCACACGTGTAGGCAACTTTGTAGTATCGGTGCTCCGCTGCATAAGTAAGGACAATGAAAAGGGGACTATTACTCCTATAAGTTCCACATAAGTTATGGCACTCAACTTacttaaaattaataatgtgTGATCATGCTTCCTCAGAGAGGCAGCCAATATGATAAGCCATAGTATTATCTGAATTCTGGTCCTTTGAAGATAAGGTTgacaaattttttgaaaatgaaaacttCCAGTAGGGCAGGTAGGGCAGGTGGACTGGGGGTAACAATAAATTTGATTGTTTATCCATGGCAAGTAGCTTTGAACATTTTCTGTACACCCAAAAAAATTGAGATTAGAAACTCCACCACATAAAAAGGAAATATAATGAACTGTAAACTGCAAATTTAACCTGCATGATATTGAAAATAGAGTCTGGTAGCTGCAAATCCAGTGCTacagcaacaacaaaaaaatacaaaaggcTAAGATTTAAGAAACCTTTTAGTATGTCAAGAATGATAACTTCCAACCATAATAAGTGTTATGAATCTTATGATATGCAAAGGAGAGATTAATTTAGTACCAAAAGAGAATACAGTGATGTTTCAGCTTGGTTACCAAGAAAATACTGCACTGCTATCATGGCATATTCCTGCAGTTCAAGATAAAAAAGTTGTAATCAGAATTCAGAACACTTCAAACAGTCACTGAAAGGAACCCAAGATATAATAAGTTAGCAACAGAGACCATTACCGTAATATGTCTATACACATGATGAGCTGAAAACCCCCTTGCATACATAGCTTCCTGTTGTTTTCGGGATTTAAAAacagttaaaaataatttttacagccaccaaagagattactgggttgagtcgcggactaggtcgctctctttaagacgtttcgtggcatTGCCCAAAATCGTGCAAGCAGACTATCGACCAcgccgtccccaggataaaacagctcagttacaacttacaactgtataccgatatgctactgcacggtagaaatcggtcaaagaatacaccttcttgaatggtactacaataccactcgaattgatgctacaacatcaatctatgattcatcggtgattcagtggtactacaataccactcaaattgatgttacaacatcaatctatgaatcaacggtactacgatatcacatgtggtactacaataccacatgtattgatgatactacaatatcaatcaatataatggCACTAAGGCCATtccaatatggtactaagaccattctcAAATCAAAGGGATAATTGTACTAAAACCATTCTTTATTTGAAGGAATTAGTGATTACTTAAATCACTCTCAAACCAattaacactaataataatattattagtatcACATATAATACACagaataaacaatatttttctataaacaaTTAGGAAACATGATGCAAATCTTTCTAATTTTGCATaatcaaataaagaaaataaag
This genomic interval from Trifolium pratense cultivar HEN17-A07 linkage group LG6, ARS_RC_1.1, whole genome shotgun sequence contains the following:
- the LOC123890320 gene encoding mediator of RNA polymerase II transcription subunit 27-like, producing the protein MIAVQYFLGNQAETSLYSLLHWICSYQTLFSISCRKCSKLLAMDKQSNLLLPPVHLPYLPYWKFSFSKNLSTLSSKDQNSDNTMAYHIGCLSEEA